Sequence from the Hamadaea flava genome:
CAGCCTTCCCGAGTGTCCAGGCCCAGCAACAGGAGGTTGATCGCCCCCGACATCGGCCGGCCGTTGGCCCCACCATGCCCGTCGACGTCGGCGACCTCGATGGAGCTGGTGAGGTCGTTCAGGAAGGACTTGGCCGCCACTATGCCGCCGAACCCCGCGAGGGCCAGCAGAACACCGAGGACGGCGACGATTCTCGCGCCTAGCGGGCTGCGCACCTTACGAGCGGCCACGTCCTCACGATAGGCCCATTGAGCTGGTCACGCACACGGTGTGGCGTTGATTGCGCAGCTCAACGGCTGTTGGCTGCCGCGGGCCTGGAAGCCGGCGACGATCTGCGTACCGGCGGCGAGGGTGCGGTTCCAGCTCTTCGGGGAGAGGGTGACCGTACGCCCGTTCTGCCGGTAGTCGGCTTCCCAGGCGGTCGAGACGTTCACGCCGTCGGGCATCGTGAGCACGATGGTCCAGTCCGCCGTCGCCCGGATCGCGGTGATCACGATCTCCGCGGAGTATCCACCCGACCAGCTCTCCTTCACCCCGTACCGGGCGGCGACGCCGGCCGTGTCCGATTCGGCGGACGGGGACGCCGACCGCGAGCGCGACGGCGTACGCAGCGCCGAAGGCGATAGGGAGACCATCGGGAAGGACAGCGAATAGGAGGAGGGCGACGGCGACGCCGGCGGAGTGCCGCCCGCGACGGCGTCGGGGTCGGGCGACAGGGGCGCGACCACCGCCAGTACGCCGAACCCGGCGGCCAGGCCTACGATCACGGCGATCACGGTGTTGCGCAGCCAACCGGGCTGCCGCGGCGTCCACCAGCGAACCGGACCCGGGACATTCACGGAAGGAACTATATGCGGAAGGTCCGCCGATAGGCACTCGGTGCGACGCCGATGGTCGCGTGCAGCCGCTGCCGGAGGGAGACCGCGGTGCCGAAGCCGGCCTGCCGGGCGACCGCGTCGATCGGCAGATCGGTCGTCTCCAAGAGCTTGCGCGCGTGCTCGACCCGTTGGCGGGCAAGCCATTCGGCCGGGCTGACCCCGGTCTCCTCCCGGAATCGGCGGGTGAACGTGCGTACGCTCATCTTCGCGTGGCGGGCCAGCGTCCGCAGGTCCAGCGGCTCGTGCAGGCTCGCCATCGCCCACGCCCGCGTGGTCGCGGTGCTCGTGTCGGTCGGCGACGGCACCGGCCGCTCGATGAACTGCGACTGGCCGCCGTCGCGCCACGGCGGGACCACACAGCGCCGGGCGGTGCGGTTGGCGACGTCGCTGCCGAAGTCCTGGCGTACCGCGTGCAGGCAGAGGTCGATGCCCGCGCCCACGCCCGCCGAGGTCAGGATGTCGCCGTCGTCGACGAACAGCACGTCCGGGCGCAGCGCGACGCTCGGGAACAACTCGCGGAACGTGTCCGCCCAGAACCAGTGGGTGGTCGCCGGGCGGCCGTCCAGCAGACCGGCGGCGGCCAGCACGAACGCTCCGGTGCAGATCGACATCAGGCGCGCTCCCGGGCGACGTGCGGCGAGCGCGGCGGTCACGGCCGCGTCGTTCACGCCCGCTGACAACGCTGCGGTTCCGTGCACCCCCGCCACCACCAAGGTGTCGGCCGTCGGGATCACTTCCGGCCCGTGGTCGGGGACGATCGCGAAGCCTAATTCGGTACGCACAGCGCCGCCGTCGGGCGTACACACCGTGACCTGGTAGAGCCGGTTTCCAGCGGAGTCCCGGGCGGCCAGGAAGATCTGCGTCGCCGTGCCGAGGTCGAACGGGACGACCCCGTCGAGGGCCAGGATGACGACGTGATGCCGATCGGTCATGGCCTGATTCTTTCACACAGTGGCTCTCGGGCCACTCCTCTCGTGTCGGCGTACGCCGGATCATGGTCACGTGACGACTTCGACCCGCTTCCACCGCGCCTGGTCCGTGGCCGCGATCGCGTTCGTGGCGATCATCGGCGCGGCCGGCTTCCGCGCCACCCCCGGCGTGATGATCACTCCGTTGCAGGAGGAGTTCGGCTGGGGCCGGGGCTTGATCTCGGCCGCCGTCTCGGTGAACCTCCTGCTGTTCGGGCTCACGGCGCCGTTCGCGGCAGCCCTCATGGAGCGGTTCGGCATCCGGCGCGTCGTCTCGGTCGCCCTGGCCGTTGTCAGCCTCGGCAGCGGACTGACCGTGTTCATGACCGCCAGCTGGCAGCTCGTCCTCTGCTGGGGCGTGCTGGTCGGGGTCGGCACCGGCTCGATGGCGCTGGCCTTCGTCGCGACGATCACCGGCCGCTGGTTCGTCAAGCATCGCGGCATCGTGACCGGGGTGCTCACCGCCGCCGGGGCGACCGGCCAGCTGATCTTCCTGCCGCTGCTGGCGAACCTCACGGCGACGCACGGTTGGCGGACCGCCGCGCTGACCGTCGCCGGGACCGCGCTCGCCGTCGTGCCGCTCGTGGTCTGGCTGCTGCGCGACCACCCGGCCGACGTCGGCACCACGGCGTACGGGGCCGATCCGGCGGAGCCGGTCGCCGCTCCCGCGAAGACGGCGAACGCCGCCGCCCGCGCGCTCGGCAGTCTGCGTACGGCAGGCAAGTCGGGCGCGTTCTGGGCGCTCGTGGTGGGCTTCGCCATCTGCGGTGCGAGCACCAACGGCCTCATCGGTACGCATTTCATCCCGGCGGCGCACGACCACGGGATGCCTGAGACGACCGCCGCCGGGCTGCTGGCCCTGATCGGGATCTTCGACATCGCCGGGACCGTCGCCTCTGGCTGGCTCACCGACCGGGTGGATCCCCGACTGCTGCTGGCGGCGTACTACGCGTTGCGCGGCTTCTCGTTGCTGCTGCTGTCGCACCTGCTGGACGCGCAGGCGCATCCGCCGATGCTGTTCTTCATCGTGTTCTACGGCCTCGACTGGGTGGCCACGGTCCCGCCGACGATCGCGTTGTGCCGTACGCACTTCGGCGCGGACGGCCCGATCGTCTTCGGCTGGGTCTTCGCCTCGCATCAGATTGGCGCCGCTGTCGCGGCGACCGGTGCCGGCGTGGTGCGGGACGCACTGGGTTCCTATTCGCTGGCCTGGTACGCCGCCGGTGCCCTGTGCTTCATCGCGGCGGCGGTCTCGGCCCGCATCGGCGTACGCCGTCTCGCCCCGGCGCCCGTCTGACGCCTACTGGTACTTCGAGGAGGCATGCTCCTGGGCGATGCGCCGCAGCGCGACCAGGATCGCCTCGCCCAGGACCGTGCCGGTGATCACCGCTTCGACGGTGCCGGCGCGGTCCGGGCGTTGCATCACGACGCCTACCTCCGCCTCGGCGAGCTGTTCCGCGGACTCGGCGTACCTGTCGAGGAGGGTGAGCAGGTCGTCCTGGCCCAGCGCGCGGATGGCGTGCACGGCGTCGGCGACCTGATCCACCTCCGGCCGATCGGGATAGACGTGCCAGCCGCGGCGGCGGATCAGATCGAGCACCTCGGCTCGGGCCTGCTCCCATTCCGGGGCGGAGCGGTCCGCCCGGGTCGGTCGGGTGAGCAGATAGTGGGCCGTGCCGCGGACTTCGTGGCCGAACTGGCGTGGGTCGTCGACCGAGCGCAGCACCTCTTTCACCGCCGTGATGCCGAGCCCGCCGACGTCGATCAGCGCCCGGATCAGCCGCAGGCGGCGCAGGTGCTCCGGCCCGTAGTCGGCCTGATTGCGCCCGGTCGGCGTACCCGCCGGAAGCAGTCCCTCACGGAGGTAGTACTTGATCGTGGGCAGCGGTACGCCACTGCGCTCCACCAGTTCGCCGACCTTCACCTGTTCCGCCTTGACTCCGCGACCGAGCTAATGGATAGTGAGGATATCCGCTATCCGAAAGGACGTCTCCATCATG
This genomic interval carries:
- a CDS encoding MFS transporter, coding for MALGPLLSCRRTPDHGHVTTSTRFHRAWSVAAIAFVAIIGAAGFRATPGVMITPLQEEFGWGRGLISAAVSVNLLLFGLTAPFAAALMERFGIRRVVSVALAVVSLGSGLTVFMTASWQLVLCWGVLVGVGTGSMALAFVATITGRWFVKHRGIVTGVLTAAGATGQLIFLPLLANLTATHGWRTAALTVAGTALAVVPLVVWLLRDHPADVGTTAYGADPAEPVAAPAKTANAAARALGSLRTAGKSGAFWALVVGFAICGASTNGLIGTHFIPAAHDHGMPETTAAGLLALIGIFDIAGTVASGWLTDRVDPRLLLAAYYALRGFSLLLLSHLLDAQAHPPMLFFIVFYGLDWVATVPPTIALCRTHFGADGPIVFGWVFASHQIGAAVAATGAGVVRDALGSYSLAWYAAGALCFIAAAVSARIGVRRLAPAPV
- a CDS encoding GlxA family transcriptional regulator, with product MTDRHHVVILALDGVVPFDLGTATQIFLAARDSAGNRLYQVTVCTPDGGAVRTELGFAIVPDHGPEVIPTADTLVVAGVHGTAALSAGVNDAAVTAALAARRPGARLMSICTGAFVLAAAGLLDGRPATTHWFWADTFRELFPSVALRPDVLFVDDGDILTSAGVGAGIDLCLHAVRQDFGSDVANRTARRCVVPPWRDGGQSQFIERPVPSPTDTSTATTRAWAMASLHEPLDLRTLARHAKMSVRTFTRRFREETGVSPAEWLARQRVEHARKLLETTDLPIDAVARQAGFGTAVSLRQRLHATIGVAPSAYRRTFRI
- a CDS encoding cellulose binding domain-containing protein, producing MNVPGPVRWWTPRQPGWLRNTVIAVIVGLAAGFGVLAVVAPLSPDPDAVAGGTPPASPSPSSYSLSFPMVSLSPSALRTPSRSRSASPSAESDTAGVAARYGVKESWSGGYSAEIVITAIRATADWTIVLTMPDGVNVSTAWEADYRQNGRTVTLSPKSWNRTLAAGTQIVAGFQARGSQQPLSCAINATPCA
- a CDS encoding MerR family transcriptional regulator — translated: MKVGELVERSGVPLPTIKYYLREGLLPAGTPTGRNQADYGPEHLRRLRLIRALIDVGGLGITAVKEVLRSVDDPRQFGHEVRGTAHYLLTRPTRADRSAPEWEQARAEVLDLIRRRGWHVYPDRPEVDQVADAVHAIRALGQDDLLTLLDRYAESAEQLAEAEVGVVMQRPDRAGTVEAVITGTVLGEAILVALRRIAQEHASSKYQ